A stretch of Paenibacillus peoriae DNA encodes these proteins:
- a CDS encoding sugar-binding transcriptional regulator, translating into MRKILEIQKQLLPDLMDVLKKRYTILHQIMLSDVVGRRTLAASLNMTERVLRAETDLLKAQGLIEIESVGMKVSKAGLDLLEQLEPIANNLFGLSQLEDQIRQAYGLRKVVVVPGDSDVSPLTKQELGRAGAKALLSVMDDEDVVAVTGGTTIADVAEQLALPSNGPLKGGWFVPARGGLGESMEMQANTIASTMARKVGAQYRLLHVPDLLSNHAYNSLLEDTNIQDILSLIRESRIIIHGIGNAIAMAHRRKLDPETFAQISSEGAVAESFGYYFNEDGVVVHRMLTLGLRLEDIRRTDTVLGVAGGKNKAAAIHAVLRFGQEDILVTDEGAAVEIVSRYLND; encoded by the coding sequence ATGCGAAAGATATTAGAAATACAGAAGCAGCTTCTGCCCGACCTCATGGATGTTTTGAAAAAAAGGTACACGATCCTGCATCAGATTATGCTGTCCGATGTTGTTGGACGCAGAACACTGGCAGCTTCACTGAACATGACCGAGCGCGTGTTGCGCGCCGAAACCGATCTTCTTAAAGCTCAGGGGCTAATTGAGATTGAGAGTGTAGGCATGAAGGTGAGCAAAGCAGGACTGGATCTGCTGGAACAGCTGGAGCCGATTGCGAATAACTTGTTCGGCCTGTCCCAATTGGAGGACCAGATTCGTCAAGCCTATGGTTTGAGGAAGGTGGTTGTCGTTCCAGGGGATTCGGATGTTTCTCCGTTAACAAAGCAGGAGCTGGGGCGCGCTGGAGCAAAAGCGTTGCTAAGTGTTATGGACGACGAGGATGTGGTCGCTGTAACAGGTGGCACGACGATTGCAGACGTGGCGGAACAACTGGCATTGCCTTCTAATGGCCCCCTTAAGGGTGGGTGGTTTGTACCGGCACGCGGGGGTTTGGGAGAAAGCATGGAAATGCAGGCCAACACAATTGCTTCCACAATGGCTCGCAAGGTCGGCGCTCAATACCGTCTGCTCCATGTACCGGATTTGCTCAGCAATCATGCTTACAACTCCTTGCTTGAAGATACGAACATTCAGGATATATTGAGCCTGATTCGCGAGAGTCGTATCATCATTCACGGGATAGGCAACGCCATAGCGATGGCACATAGACGTAAACTTGATCCCGAAACCTTTGCCCAGATCAGCAGTGAAGGGGCGGTAGCCGAATCGTTTGGTTATTATTTTAACGAAGATGGCGTCGTTGTTCACAGAATGCTGACGCTTGGACTCCGATTGGAGGACATTAGGCGTACCGATACGGTTCTAGGTGTAGCTGGAGGCAAGAACAAGGCGGCCGCTATTCATGCGGTACTGCGTTTCGGGCAAGAAGACATTCTGGTCACCGACGAAGGCGCTGCTGTTGAGATTGTAAGTCGTTATTTAAATGATTAA
- the gap gene encoding type I glyceraldehyde-3-phosphate dehydrogenase, whose translation MTVKVGINGFGRIGRLAFRRIQNVEGIEVVAINDLTDSKMLAHLLKYDTTQGNFQGQVEVHDGFFKVNGKEVKVLANRNPEELPWGDLGVDIVLECTGFFTTKEAAEKHLKGGAKKVVISAPATGDMKTVVYNVNHEILDGTETVISGASCTTNCLAPMAKTLQDKFGIVEGLMTTIHAYTGDQNTLDAPHAKGDFRRARAAAENIIPNTTGAAKAIGLVIPELKGKLDGAAQRVPVPTGSLTELVTVLEKNVTAEEINAAMKEASDPETYGYTEDQIVSSDIKGLTFGSLFDATQTKVLTVGDKQLVKTVAWYDNEMSYTAQLIRTLEYFAKLAK comes from the coding sequence ATGACAGTTAAAGTTGGTATTAATGGTTTCGGACGTATTGGACGCCTTGCTTTCCGTCGGATTCAAAACGTGGAAGGTATTGAAGTAGTAGCAATCAATGACTTGACAGATTCCAAAATGTTGGCACATTTGTTGAAATATGATACAACACAAGGTAATTTCCAAGGACAAGTAGAAGTACATGATGGCTTCTTCAAAGTAAACGGTAAAGAAGTTAAAGTTTTGGCTAACCGCAACCCTGAAGAACTGCCTTGGGGAGACCTGGGTGTAGACATCGTTCTGGAATGCACAGGTTTCTTCACAACTAAAGAAGCTGCTGAGAAACATTTGAAAGGCGGCGCTAAAAAAGTTGTTATCTCCGCTCCAGCTACTGGCGACATGAAAACTGTCGTTTACAACGTAAACCATGAAATTCTGGATGGAACTGAAACTGTAATCTCTGGTGCTTCTTGCACAACGAACTGCCTGGCTCCTATGGCTAAAACACTGCAAGATAAATTTGGTATCGTTGAAGGTTTGATGACTACAATTCATGCTTACACTGGCGACCAAAACACTTTGGATGCTCCACATGCTAAAGGTGACTTCCGTCGTGCTCGTGCAGCAGCTGAAAACATCATTCCTAACACAACTGGTGCTGCTAAAGCAATCGGTTTGGTTATCCCTGAGTTGAAAGGTAAATTGGATGGCGCGGCTCAACGTGTTCCAGTACCTACAGGTTCCCTGACTGAGTTGGTAACAGTTCTGGAGAAAAACGTAACTGCTGAAGAAATCAACGCAGCGATGAAAGAAGCTTCCGATCCTGAAACTTATGGATACACTGAAGATCAAATCGTTTCTTCCGACATCAAAGGCCTCACTTTCGGTTCTTTGTTCGATGCAACTCAAACTAAAGTTCTGACTGTCGGCGACAAACAACTGGTGAAAACTGTAGCTTGGTATGACAACGAAATGTCCTACACTGCACAATTGATCCGCACGTTGGAATACTTCGCTAAACTGGCTAAATAA
- a CDS encoding phosphoglycerate kinase: protein MNKKSVRDIELNGKRVFVRVDFNVPVEDGKITDDKRIRETLPTINYLIEKGAKVILASHFGRPKGQVVESMRLTPVGVRLSELLKKPVVKVDEAVGEAVKAKVAELQNGDVLLLENVRFYAGEEKNDPELAKQFAELADVFVNDAFGAAHRAHASTEGIAHILPAVSGLLMEKELSVIGKALSNPDRPFTAIIGGSKVKDKIDVIDNLLNIADNVIIGGGLTYTFFKAQGYEVGQSLLDESKLDVALGFIEKAKKLGKNFYLPVDIVVSDDFSATANTDIVDIDGIPAAWEGVDIGPKTRKIYADVIKNSKLVVWNGPMGVFEIEPFAGGTREVAEACATTEAYTIIGGGDSAAAAEKFHLADKMDHISTGGGASLEFMEGKALPGVVALNDK from the coding sequence ATGAACAAAAAGAGCGTACGTGATATAGAACTGAATGGAAAACGGGTGTTTGTTCGTGTAGATTTTAACGTTCCGGTTGAAGACGGTAAAATTACAGATGACAAGCGTATTCGTGAAACCTTGCCAACCATTAACTACCTGATTGAAAAAGGTGCAAAAGTTATTTTGGCGAGTCACTTTGGACGTCCAAAAGGTCAGGTTGTTGAATCCATGCGTCTGACTCCTGTTGGCGTACGTTTGTCTGAACTGCTGAAAAAGCCAGTAGTTAAAGTGGACGAAGCGGTAGGCGAAGCTGTTAAAGCGAAAGTGGCTGAACTGCAAAACGGCGACGTGCTGTTGCTTGAAAATGTACGTTTCTATGCAGGAGAAGAAAAGAATGATCCTGAGTTGGCGAAGCAATTTGCTGAATTGGCTGACGTTTTCGTGAATGACGCATTCGGCGCAGCACACCGTGCTCATGCTTCCACTGAAGGTATCGCTCATATTCTTCCGGCTGTTTCCGGCCTGCTGATGGAAAAAGAATTGTCTGTTATTGGTAAAGCTCTGTCGAATCCAGATCGTCCTTTTACAGCCATTATCGGCGGTTCCAAAGTAAAAGACAAAATCGACGTGATCGACAACCTGCTGAACATTGCAGATAACGTAATCATTGGTGGCGGTTTGACTTATACATTCTTCAAAGCTCAAGGTTATGAAGTGGGTCAATCTTTGCTGGATGAATCCAAACTGGACGTAGCTCTTGGATTTATCGAAAAAGCGAAGAAACTCGGCAAAAACTTCTATCTTCCGGTAGATATTGTTGTGTCTGACGATTTCAGCGCTACGGCGAACACAGACATTGTGGATATCGACGGCATTCCTGCAGCTTGGGAAGGCGTGGACATTGGACCGAAAACACGTAAAATCTATGCAGATGTAATCAAAAACTCCAAACTGGTTGTATGGAACGGACCAATGGGCGTATTTGAAATCGAGCCTTTCGCTGGTGGTACTCGTGAAGTAGCGGAAGCTTGCGCAACAACTGAAGCATACACCATCATTGGTGGCGGTGATTCTGCGGCTGCGGCTGAAAAATTCCACTTGGCTGACAAGATGGATCATATTTCCACTGGCGGCGGCGCATCTCTGGAATTTATGGAAGGCAAAGCACTTCCGGGTGTTGTTGCACTGAACGATAAATAA
- the tpiA gene encoding triose-phosphate isomerase, with protein MRTPIIAGNWKMFKTVPEAKTFIEEIKGKAEVAGVESVICAPFTNLPALVEAVKGTSIKIGAQNLHFAEDGAFTGEISGGMLKDLGVDYVVIGHSERREYFNETDETVNKKVHAAFRHDLTPIVCVGEKLEDREAGQTKEVVKVQTVAAFAGLAKDQAAQVVVAYEPIWAIGTGKSSTSQDANEVISYIRSLIKELYDENTANAVRIQYGGSVKPENVTEYLGQSDIDGALVGGASLQPASYIALVEGAK; from the coding sequence TTGAGAACACCGATTATCGCGGGTAACTGGAAGATGTTTAAAACCGTACCAGAAGCTAAAACTTTCATCGAAGAGATCAAAGGCAAAGCAGAGGTTGCAGGAGTGGAAAGCGTGATTTGCGCACCATTTACGAATCTTCCTGCTCTGGTTGAAGCAGTAAAAGGCACGTCTATTAAAATTGGCGCACAAAACCTGCACTTTGCAGAAGATGGTGCATTTACAGGTGAAATTAGCGGCGGAATGCTGAAAGATCTGGGCGTAGACTACGTTGTGATCGGACACTCCGAACGTCGTGAATATTTTAATGAAACAGACGAAACGGTGAACAAAAAGGTTCATGCGGCATTCCGTCATGACCTGACTCCAATCGTATGTGTAGGCGAAAAGCTGGAAGATCGTGAAGCTGGACAAACCAAAGAAGTTGTAAAAGTGCAAACTGTAGCAGCTTTTGCTGGTTTGGCTAAGGATCAGGCTGCACAAGTAGTTGTTGCTTATGAGCCAATCTGGGCCATCGGAACAGGCAAATCCTCCACTTCGCAGGATGCGAATGAAGTGATTTCCTATATCCGCAGTCTGATTAAAGAGCTGTATGATGAAAATACAGCAAATGCTGTACGTATTCAGTATGGTGGTAGTGTAAAACCTGAAAATGTTACTGAGTACCTGGGTCAAAGCGATATCGACGGCGCGCTCGTGGGCGGTGCCAGTCTTCAACCGGCGTCGTACATCGCGCTTGTTGAGGGGGCGAAGTAA
- the gpmI gene encoding 2,3-bisphosphoglycerate-independent phosphoglycerate mutase yields the protein MTAPKPVALIIMDGFGLRDTVEGNAVAQANKPNYDRYLQQYPHTTLTASGEAVGLPEGQMGNSEVGHLNIGAGRIVYQDLTRISKSIREGEFYDNETLVKAVQHAKKNNTKLHLYGLLSDGGVHSHISHLFAMLDLAKKEGLTEVYIHAFMDGRDVMPDSGVGFMQQLIAKIQEVGVGKIATVQGRYYAMDRDKRWERVEKSYRAIVYGEGPQYTDPMEALKESYEKSVFDEFVEPTVIVKADGSPVGLVESNDSVIFLNFRPDRAIQLSQVFTNADFRGFDRGPKWPKDLHFVCLTLFSETVEGFVAYEPKNLDNTFGEVLVQNNKKQLRIAETEKYPHVTFFFSGGRDVELPGETRILINSPKVATYDLQPEMSAYEVADAAVKEIEADKHDAIILNFANPDMVGHSGMLEPTIKAVETTDECVGRVVDAVKAKGGVVIIIADHGNADMEIDEQGRPFTAHTTNPVPFILTDESIVLREHGILADVAPTLLDLMQLPQPAEMTGKSMIASRK from the coding sequence ATGACAGCACCAAAACCGGTAGCTTTAATTATTATGGACGGGTTCGGACTGCGTGACACCGTGGAAGGCAATGCGGTTGCACAGGCCAACAAACCGAATTACGACCGGTATTTACAACAGTATCCTCATACAACGCTGACGGCTTCTGGCGAAGCAGTAGGTTTGCCGGAAGGACAAATGGGTAACTCTGAAGTGGGTCACTTGAACATCGGCGCAGGCCGTATCGTATATCAAGACTTGACTCGTATTTCGAAGTCCATCCGTGAAGGTGAATTCTACGACAATGAAACACTGGTTAAAGCAGTGCAACATGCCAAGAAGAACAACACGAAACTTCACCTGTACGGACTTCTGTCCGACGGCGGCGTGCATAGCCATATCAGCCATCTGTTCGCTATGCTGGACTTGGCGAAAAAAGAAGGCCTAACAGAAGTGTACATTCATGCTTTCATGGATGGACGCGACGTTATGCCAGACAGCGGCGTAGGCTTCATGCAGCAGCTGATCGCTAAAATTCAAGAAGTGGGCGTAGGTAAAATTGCGACTGTACAAGGACGCTATTATGCTATGGACCGCGACAAACGTTGGGAACGTGTAGAGAAATCTTACCGTGCAATCGTATACGGAGAAGGACCTCAATACACAGATCCAATGGAAGCATTGAAAGAATCGTATGAAAAATCAGTGTTCGACGAATTTGTGGAGCCAACTGTTATTGTGAAGGCTGACGGAAGTCCTGTAGGGCTGGTCGAAAGCAATGACTCTGTTATCTTCCTCAACTTCCGTCCTGACCGTGCGATTCAACTGTCTCAGGTATTTACAAACGCGGACTTCCGTGGTTTTGACCGTGGCCCGAAATGGCCTAAAGATTTGCACTTTGTTTGCCTGACGTTGTTCAGCGAAACGGTTGAGGGCTTTGTAGCTTACGAACCGAAAAATCTGGATAACACGTTTGGTGAAGTGTTGGTTCAAAACAACAAGAAGCAATTGCGTATTGCCGAGACTGAAAAATATCCGCACGTTACTTTCTTTTTCAGTGGCGGACGTGATGTGGAGCTTCCTGGCGAAACTCGTATTTTGATCAACTCGCCTAAAGTGGCTACATATGACTTGCAGCCGGAAATGAGTGCGTATGAAGTAGCGGATGCTGCTGTTAAGGAAATCGAAGCCGACAAGCATGATGCGATTATCCTGAACTTTGCCAATCCGGATATGGTTGGACACTCCGGTATGCTGGAGCCAACGATTAAGGCGGTAGAGACGACGGATGAATGTGTTGGACGTGTTGTAGATGCGGTTAAAGCCAAAGGTGGCGTGGTTATTATCATTGCCGACCATGGTAACGCGGATATGGAAATTGATGAGCAGGGACGTCCGTTCACAGCTCACACAACGAATCCGGTTCCGTTCATTTTGACTGACGAAAGTATCGTTTTGCGTGAGCATGGAATATTGGCTGACGTAGCTCCAACGCTTCTGGATTTGATGCAACTTCCGCAACCTGCGGAAATGACAGGAAAATCTATGATTGCATCCCGCAAGTAA
- the eno gene encoding phosphopyruvate hydratase codes for MTIISDVYAREVLDSRGNPTVEVEVYLESGAIGSAIVPSGASTGAHEAVELRDNDKSRYLGKGVLQAVKNVNEIIAPEVIGLDAVNQVEIDTLMIKLDGTHNKGKLGANAILAVSMAVARAAAEALGLPLYTYLGGFNAKQLPVPMMNIVNGGAHADNNVDVQEFMVLPVGAPTFKEALRVGAEIFHNLKSVLNSKGLNTAVGDEGGFAPNFKSNEEALSTIIEAIEKAGYKPGVDVFLGMDVASTEFFKDGKYTLEGEGKSFTSAEFVDLLASWVDKYPIITIEDGCSEDDWEGWKLLTEKLGNKIQLVGDDLFVTNTERLAKGIDENIGNSILIKVNQIGTLTETFDAIELAKRAGYTAVISHRSGESEDSTIADIAVATNAGQIKTGAPSRTDRIAKYNQLLRIEDQLGELAQYHGLKSFYNLKK; via the coding sequence ATGACTATTATTTCTGACGTGTACGCTCGCGAAGTCCTCGACTCCCGTGGTAACCCTACGGTTGAAGTTGAAGTATATCTGGAATCCGGTGCTATCGGTAGTGCTATCGTTCCTTCCGGTGCCTCCACAGGCGCTCACGAAGCTGTAGAACTTCGTGATAACGACAAATCCCGTTACCTGGGTAAAGGCGTTCTGCAAGCTGTTAAAAACGTGAACGAAATTATTGCTCCTGAAGTAATCGGCTTGGATGCTGTGAACCAAGTAGAAATCGACACGCTGATGATCAAATTGGATGGTACACATAACAAAGGTAAATTGGGTGCAAACGCAATTCTGGCAGTATCCATGGCTGTAGCTCGCGCTGCTGCTGAAGCTCTGGGCTTGCCACTGTACACTTACCTAGGCGGATTCAATGCTAAACAATTGCCAGTACCAATGATGAACATCGTTAACGGTGGCGCTCATGCCGACAATAACGTTGACGTACAAGAGTTCATGGTTCTGCCTGTAGGCGCTCCTACATTTAAAGAAGCTCTGCGTGTAGGCGCAGAAATCTTCCACAACCTGAAATCCGTACTGAACTCCAAAGGTTTGAACACAGCTGTTGGTGATGAAGGTGGTTTTGCTCCTAACTTCAAATCTAACGAAGAAGCTCTGTCCACTATTATCGAAGCGATCGAAAAAGCTGGTTACAAACCAGGTGTTGACGTATTCCTCGGTATGGACGTTGCTTCCACTGAGTTCTTCAAAGATGGAAAATATACTTTGGAAGGCGAAGGCAAATCCTTCACTTCTGCTGAGTTCGTTGACCTGCTTGCTTCTTGGGTTGATAAATACCCAATCATCACTATTGAAGATGGTTGCTCCGAAGATGACTGGGAAGGTTGGAAATTGCTCACTGAAAAATTGGGCAACAAAATCCAATTGGTTGGTGACGACCTGTTCGTAACAAACACAGAGCGTCTGGCTAAAGGTATCGATGAAAACATCGGTAACTCCATCCTGATCAAAGTAAACCAAATCGGTACGCTGACTGAAACATTCGATGCTATCGAATTGGCTAAACGTGCAGGATACACAGCTGTTATCTCTCACCGTTCCGGTGAATCCGAAGACAGCACAATCGCTGATATCGCTGTTGCAACAAATGCAGGCCAAATTAAAACAGGTGCTCCTTCCCGTACTGACCGTATTGCGAAGTACAACCAATTGCTCCGCATTGAGGATCAACTGGGTGAACTGGCTCAATACCACGGCCTGAAATCTTTCTACAACCTGAAAAAATAA
- the secG gene encoding preprotein translocase subunit SecG, whose amino-acid sequence MEIFLKVLLVVFSIAVIAVVLLQKGKSAGLSGAISGGAEHLFGKTKARGMDLILQRATAVLGAGFMIVSVLVAFFAK is encoded by the coding sequence ATGGAAATCTTTTTGAAAGTGCTGCTCGTTGTGTTCTCGATTGCTGTTATTGCGGTTGTTTTACTGCAAAAGGGGAAAAGTGCAGGTTTGTCCGGTGCCATCTCTGGCGGTGCTGAGCATCTGTTCGGCAAGACAAAAGCTCGCGGTATGGATTTGATTTTACAACGCGCAACTGCTGTTTTGGGTGCGGGTTTCATGATCGTTTCTGTTTTAGTTGCATTTTTTGCAAAATAA